ACCAAACAGGGCAGAAGACAGGAGCTATGAACATCAACTTAACGGTAGTCCAGACCGCGACAAGACACCGACTCCCTGCACCGTGCGGTCCTTCCTCCTGACCTGACAGGCCAACTTCAGGAACGCGGCCAAGCAAAAGAGCCTGGAGATTACGGCCGGGTAATGGGCCTCTTCCTAGACTGCTGCCGTACCCCGCAGCCAGAGCCACAGAGCCACGTTGCCAGGGGCCGCAATCCCACCGCCCTCAGGGCGAGTGATCCCCCGCCCTGAACCGGCCTGGAGAGCGATGTCCCACGATCCGACAGCCCAGACCCTGCTCGCCCTGGAGCTCTGCTGCCGTAGCCTCGCCCAGCGAATCCTGCTGATCCGGGAGCTCCAGAAACTTCAGTTCCTCGTTCCGGACCTGGGCACGCCGCCTGGCGATCCCCTCTCGTCCACCTGTCTTCAGGAGATCCAGCGTCACCTGAGCGAACTCCCTGATCTGGAACATCGCTTTTACGAGGCGTGTGAAGAACACACTCGGTGTCGTGCCGCAGCTTCAGCCACCCACGCTCCTAACGGCGTCAGACCGAATGTACCCCACACTTCTCTCCAAGAACTGATTTCTTCCAGCCAGGACCGGGCAGCCCCCGCCCTGGTGGACGCCGACGCCTGAGAGCAGCTCCGCAACCCTGGACCCCTGTCCCGGCATCAGCCACTCTTGCTTCTGAACGGAAGCCTCAGCTTAGTTGGGACTTTCGTTCGAACCCTCGGGGTTCCCGTCCCAACGCATGGCGTAGCGGAGATCGTCGCCGGCGCAGATTTCAAAACCATGACGGACATACAGGTGAAGGGCGGAATTGTCCTTGGCCACCTGAAGCCGTATGTCGCAGGACGCTGCTCGGGCACGGGTCTGAAGGGTCTGGAGGACCGCCCCACCGATCCCCCGCCCTCGCCAGTCCGGCAGGAGACTGAAGTCCACCAAGACCAGATCGGCCTCCAACCTCGCCGTCAGGAGTGGATACTGCGCACCATAGCCCCGGCGCTGCGCTTGAAACTGAAGTTCAAGCAGAGGCTCCCGCATTGCATCGGGAAAGCTCTGGAGGTCCTGACGAACCGAGCCATACAGGAGCCGGAGGAAAGACAGGTCTCCTTCCTCCGCGTCCCGCAGGGTCCAGGGCAGGCGCTCAACCATGCAGGAACGTGTTCTGCCATCCGCTGCGGGGGGCCTCCTGGGTCTGGGCGAGCGGCCGCTGCAGGCTGCCAGAAGGGATGAGATTGGCCGGGAGTTCCGACATTTCAGAAGCCCTGGTCGCTGGAGAGCTGTAGGTGCAACACATTACGGACGCGTGGGATAGATCCCCTGCAGTGCGATAATAAAGTTGATCACCTGAAAGGGGGGCAAGTTGTTGTGTGCCTGACCCTCACCCGTAGTCTCGACCGCAGCCGACGCCATGGGGCTGATCGAGAGGGCAGGTCCGTACACCGCACCCTCACTGCTCCGGGCCAGCACCTTTCCAGTAGGACTGCTGCTCTCGCCGATATCACTGGCTGCACGCACAAAGTGCATGTGAGACGCCATCTGCTGAGTATTGAGTGCCACCGAGGATTCACCACCAGCCCCCCCCAGGAAGTAAGCGGAGCGGCCTGGTCCCTGCCCTTGCTGGATAGGCGTGCGCCCACGTAGATCGGGTAGAGCAAACGTGGAGCGGCCATCTCCACCGTAGGTTACGCCCAGCAGTGAGAACAGAGCCGTGTTCTGCTGGACACTGAGCAGTTGTCCGTAGCAAAGCGCCCAGTTTTGAGGTGCATAGTTGCCTGAAAACATTCGAATCTCACCAAGAAAAGCGTCCATGTCTTCTCCTCTCTAGTTTTGTGTCACGACTGCTTCGTTGCTGAGGGCAAGTCAGGCGGGGCTCGGGTAGATGCCGTACAGCGAGATGATGAAATTGACGGGCAGGTAGGGCGACCGGTTCTCGTGGGGCTGAGTTCCACCCGTCATCCCTAAAGCTGAGGAGAGCAGGGAAACATTCGGATCGTCATCCAGATACAGTGAGGTCGCTGTGGTCTGCGCCAACGTTCCACCCGCAGACTTCGCCGTCGTCGCTGGAGCGGCTGTGGCCTTCAAAGCGTGGGTATGGGCCGGCAGCTGCTCTGGGTTCAGGGTCACATTTTCGCTCCCACCGGACTGCCCTAACGCCATGCTCGCACCAGACAGCACACCTTGGTTGACCGGCCACCGGCCCCGGAGGTCGGGGACGCCGAAAGTATTCAGACCGTCTCCTCCGTAGGTCGTGCCCAACAGGTTGTACAGCGTCGCGTTGTCACTGATCGACAAGAGACTGCCATCGCACAGTTGCCACCCTTCAGGCGCGAAGTTCCCACCGAACATCCGAATTTCACCGATATAGGGATCACTCATTTCAGGACCTCTGAGGGAAGATGCCCACCAGGGCGATCATGAAGTTGATGACGAGGTAGGGCGGCATGTTCTCGTGCCCCTGGCCACTCCCCGCGAACGAGACGCTCTCAGGAGAAAGCGAAACATCTGTCCCCGCACCGTACACATTCCCAGCTGTTGGAGCGGCCAGGAGGTTGTTCGCCGGTCCAAGGGCTGCTGCGGCTCCGGTACTGCCGGTCAGAACATGACTGTGCGAAGGCATTTCCGGGGTCGTCAAGGCGTGGACGGCTTCTTCACCCGTTTGCCCTAGCGCGTAAGGTGCTGTCCCCATTCCCAGCGGCACACGTGTCTGAAGATTGGGCAGAGCGAACGTTGTGACCCCGTTACCGCCGTAAGTCGTCCCCACGACGGATGAACTTCGTCACTCATGGTGTTCTCCTCGGGCAAAAAGCCGGAGAAAGGCTTTCCGTAGACGGGGGCTGACGCCACCAAATTCAGGGGCAGGAATTGACAAGGTAGGCCGCCCCAGTCTCACCGGCCGCGCCGGCCGTGCGGACCTGACAGATCCTGCGCAGGGTCGTTCCTGCTGGGCCCGCCGTGAGGGTGGTGCCCGGCAATACGTTGAGAACGGTGGCGCCTACAGCGGAGGCGCGGGTGCTGACCCCGGTGTTGCCGAGCGCCTGCTCCTCCAGAGACTGGGTGACGGCGGTCACGCTGTCCTCAATGACCAGAAAGCTCATGCGGAAGGCCCACGGATCGGCGGCCGNCTGACCCCGGTGTTGCCGAGCGCCTGCTCCTCCAGAGACTGGGTGACGGCGGTCACGCTGTCCTCAATGACCAGAAAGCTCATGCGGAAGGCCCACGGATCGGCGGCCGAGGTAGCCTGCAGGGGCAGCTTGACCGAGAGGGTGACCCGGCCGCTGTAGACCCCTGCGGCCGGACTGGCCGGGAGGGTCCGGCTGCCCGCCGGGGTATGCACGGTGAAGCCGTAGGGCAGAACGGTCGTCACCCCCAGGGCCTGGTAGGTGGTGGGCGCGCCGTTTCTGGAGAAATTGGCCGGCAGGACGTCGTTCTCCGAGAACACCTGCAGGTCTTCTCCCCCCGGGGAAAGCACCGGCTGGG
This portion of the Deinococcus sp. Leaf326 genome encodes:
- a CDS encoding GNAT family N-acetyltransferase — its product is MVERLPWTLRDAEEGDLSFLRLLYGSVRQDLQSFPDAMREPLLELQFQAQRRGYGAQYPLLTARLEADLVLVDFSLLPDWRGRGIGGAVLQTLQTRARAASCDIRLQVAKDNSALHLYVRHGFEICAGDDLRYAMRWDGNPEGSNESPN
- a CDS encoding phage tail protein, encoding MDAFLGEIRMFSGNYAPQNWALCYGQLLSVQQNTALFSLLGVTYGGDGRSTFALPDLRGRTPIQQGQGPGRSAYFLGGAGGESSVALNTQQMASHMHFVRAASDIGESSSPTGKVLARSSEGAVYGPALSISPMASAAVETTGEGQAHNNLPPFQVINFIIALQGIYPTRP
- a CDS encoding phage tail protein, whose translation is MSDPYIGEIRMFGGNFAPEGWQLCDGSLLSISDNATLYNLLGTTYGGDGLNTFGVPDLRGRWPVNQGVLSGASMALGQSGGSENVTLNPEQLPAHTHALKATAAPATTAKSAGGTLAQTTATSLYLDDDPNVSLLSSALGMTGGTQPHENRSPYLPVNFIISLYGIYPSPA
- a CDS encoding tail fiber protein, whose protein sequence is MGTTYGGNGVTTFALPNLQTRVPLGMGTAPYALGQTGEEAVHALTTPEMPSHSHVLTGSTGAAAALGPANNLLAAPTAGNVYGAGTDVSLSPESVSFAGSGQGHENMPPYLVINFMIALVGIFPQRS